From a region of the Jatrophihabitans sp. genome:
- a CDS encoding electron transfer flavoprotein subunit alpha/FixB family protein, producing the protein MAEVLVLIDSADGKLKKSALELLTAARSLGEPSAVVIDAPGTAAALRDQLAEYGAAKVYAAESDEVAGYLVAPKAEVLADIAKQASPAAILVASTAENKEVAARAAFKLDSGFLADAVEVNADGTAKQSIFGGAVTVSSRVARGIPVISLRANSVPPQASSGAAELVNIEVALSEGAKAAKVVDRVEEAKGSRPSLQDASVIVSGGRGVGSGDNFSVVEGVADSLGAAVGASRAATDAGWVPHQMQVGQTGVTVSPQLYVALGISGAIQHRAGMQTSKTIVAVNKDAEAPIFELADFGVVGDLFTVAPQLAEEVSKRKG; encoded by the coding sequence ATGGCTGAAGTACTCGTACTGATCGATTCGGCGGACGGCAAGCTCAAGAAGTCCGCGCTCGAACTGCTCACCGCCGCCCGCTCGCTCGGTGAGCCGTCCGCCGTCGTGATCGACGCGCCGGGCACCGCGGCGGCGTTGCGCGATCAGCTCGCCGAATACGGCGCGGCCAAGGTCTATGCCGCCGAGAGCGATGAGGTCGCCGGCTACCTGGTGGCGCCCAAGGCCGAGGTCCTGGCCGACATCGCCAAGCAGGCCTCGCCGGCCGCCATCCTGGTCGCCTCCACCGCCGAGAACAAAGAAGTCGCCGCCCGGGCCGCCTTCAAGCTCGACTCCGGATTCCTGGCCGACGCGGTCGAGGTGAACGCCGACGGCACGGCCAAGCAGTCCATCTTCGGCGGCGCCGTCACGGTCAGCTCGCGGGTCGCCCGCGGCATCCCGGTGATCAGCCTGCGCGCGAACTCGGTGCCGCCGCAGGCCTCCTCCGGCGCCGCGGAGCTGGTGAACATCGAGGTCGCGCTGTCCGAGGGGGCCAAGGCCGCCAAGGTGGTCGACCGGGTCGAGGAGGCCAAGGGCTCCCGGCCCTCGCTGCAGGACGCCTCCGTCATCGTCTCGGGCGGGCGTGGCGTCGGCTCGGGCGACAACTTCTCGGTGGTCGAAGGCGTCGCGGACTCGCTCGGCGCCGCGGTGGGCGCCTCGCGGGCAGCCACCGACGCCGGCTGGGTGCCGCACCAGATGCAGGTCGGCCAGACCGGCGTCACGGTCTCGCCGCAGCTCTACGTGGCGCTCGGCATCTCAGGGGCCATCCAGCACCGCGCCGGCATGCAGACCTCGAAGACCATCGTCGCGGTCAACAAGGACGCCGAGGCCCCGATCTTCGAGCTTGCCGATTTCGGGGTGGTGGGCGACCTGTTCACGGTCGCCCCGCAGCTGGCCGAAGAGGTGAGCAAGCGCAAGGGATAG
- a CDS encoding MFS transporter has product MSVASKSVEQPGSGNESIFSPRYRITTLGILILMTIIAFEALAVATALPTAARSLNGLASYGWAFTGFLVASVVGMVVSGMYSDIHGARRPLLVGLVLFIIGLVIGGVAESMWVLVVARFVQGLSTGLLITAMYVVMGEVYEDQVRPRIFAALASAWVIPGLVGPVVAGWITEQLSWRWVFSGLAPFVALGGVLMLPSLRQLRRSTGHAGRMDRRRIGYALLTAFGVAGVANLGENLNLLGAGIAAVGLVAMVVGLRRLLPAGTPRFAPGVPAAVAFRGVLAGMFVGMEVILPLTLSVQLHYSPTMAGMPLMLSALSWATASAIQGRLKQPNRSALVALGLVLMAIGGVGMALVAMRIVPGAVAFAVWPFAGFGAGFAITSVSVVMLECTTDAKRGSDSAALQLSDSSVSALSAAFAGALIALAVHDRISYGTGFAVVYLSMAALGMLVISRSSRLRAPTGGPFAAGGELAIGGCQPAGGGGQPVTASVEQSRPGSVSS; this is encoded by the coding sequence GTGAGTGTGGCATCGAAGTCCGTCGAGCAACCCGGCTCCGGAAACGAGTCGATTTTCTCGCCCCGCTACCGGATCACCACGCTCGGCATCCTGATCCTGATGACGATCATCGCCTTCGAGGCGCTGGCCGTCGCGACCGCGCTGCCGACCGCCGCCCGCAGCCTGAACGGGTTGGCCTCCTACGGCTGGGCCTTCACCGGCTTTCTGGTGGCCAGCGTGGTCGGCATGGTGGTGTCCGGGATGTACTCCGACATCCACGGCGCCCGCCGGCCGTTGCTGGTCGGCCTGGTGCTGTTCATCATCGGCCTGGTGATCGGCGGGGTGGCCGAGTCGATGTGGGTGCTGGTGGTCGCCCGGTTCGTGCAGGGCCTGTCGACGGGGCTGCTGATCACCGCCATGTACGTGGTGATGGGCGAGGTCTATGAGGACCAGGTCCGGCCCCGGATCTTCGCCGCGCTGGCCAGTGCCTGGGTCATCCCCGGACTGGTCGGCCCGGTGGTGGCCGGCTGGATCACCGAGCAGCTGTCCTGGCGGTGGGTGTTCAGCGGGCTGGCGCCGTTCGTGGCGCTCGGCGGCGTGCTGATGCTGCCGTCCCTGCGCCAGCTGCGCCGCTCCACCGGCCATGCCGGCCGGATGGACCGGCGCCGGATCGGCTACGCGCTGCTGACCGCCTTCGGCGTCGCCGGGGTGGCCAACCTCGGCGAGAACCTGAACTTGCTCGGCGCGGGCATCGCGGCCGTGGGACTGGTCGCGATGGTGGTCGGCCTGCGCCGGCTGCTGCCCGCCGGAACCCCCCGCTTCGCCCCCGGGGTGCCGGCCGCGGTCGCCTTCCGCGGGGTGCTGGCCGGGATGTTCGTCGGGATGGAGGTCATCCTCCCGTTGACCCTGTCGGTGCAACTGCACTACTCGCCGACCATGGCCGGCATGCCGTTGATGCTCTCGGCCCTCAGCTGGGCGACCGCGTCGGCGATCCAGGGCCGTCTCAAGCAGCCCAACCGGTCGGCGCTGGTCGCGCTCGGGCTGGTGCTGATGGCCATCGGCGGCGTGGGGATGGCGCTAGTGGCGATGCGGATAGTGCCCGGCGCCGTCGCCTTCGCGGTCTGGCCGTTCGCCGGCTTCGGCGCCGGTTTCGCGATCACCAGCGTCAGCGTGGTGATGCTGGAATGCACCACCGACGCCAAGCGGGGCTCGGACTCGGCGGCGCTGCAGCTGTCGGACTCCTCGGTCAGCGCCCTCTCCGCCGCCTTCGCCGGCGCCCTGATCGCCCTGGCGGTGCACGACCGGATCTCCTACGGCACCGGCTTCGCGGTGGTGTACCTGAGCATGGCCGCCCTGGGAATGCTGGTGATCAGCCGGTCCTCCCGGCTGCGGGCCCCGACCGGCGGCCCGTTCGCGGCCGGCGGCGAGCTGGCCATCGGTGGCTGCCAACCGGCGGGCGGCGGCGGCCAACCGGTCACGGCATCGGTCGAGCAGAGCCGTCCCGGCTCAGTAAGCTCCTAG
- a CDS encoding cysteine desulfurase family protein — MPYLDHAATTPMLPEVIDAISAAMLASSTGAVGNPSSVHTSGRQARRIIEESRERLAGALGARPSEVILTSGGTEADNLAVKGIYLARRSADPGRRKLLVSAVEHHAVLDSADWLVTHEDAELVLLPVDSDGVVRPETLAAAIAEDPAAVALVSVMWANNEVGSIQPLNELVEIAHSHGVAFHTDAVQAVGTLSVSFAASGADAMTVTAHKIGGPYGAGALLLGRGVDCVPVLHGGGQERDVRSGTLDTPGAVGFALAAELAVSRRAELAARLTSLRELLIEGVLQTVPDAVLNGHPTHRLPGNAHLSFPGCEGDALLMLLDARGIECSTGSACSAGVAQPSHVLLAMGADQQRARGALRLSLGHTSTESDVRTVVEAIGPVVERARRAGAAANLATLAGRGA, encoded by the coding sequence ATGCCTTATCTCGACCATGCCGCCACCACTCCGATGCTGCCGGAGGTCATCGACGCGATCTCCGCGGCGATGCTGGCCTCCAGCACCGGAGCCGTCGGCAACCCCTCGTCGGTGCACACCTCCGGCAGGCAGGCCCGCCGGATCATCGAGGAGTCCAGGGAGCGGCTGGCCGGCGCCCTGGGCGCCCGGCCGTCGGAGGTGATCCTCACCAGCGGAGGCACCGAGGCGGACAACCTGGCGGTCAAGGGCATCTACCTGGCCCGCCGCTCGGCTGACCCCGGTCGCCGCAAGCTGCTGGTCAGCGCGGTCGAGCATCACGCGGTGCTCGACTCCGCGGACTGGCTGGTCACCCACGAGGACGCCGAGCTGGTGCTGCTGCCGGTGGACTCCGACGGCGTGGTGCGGCCCGAGACGCTGGCCGCGGCGATCGCCGAGGACCCGGCCGCGGTGGCCCTGGTCAGCGTCATGTGGGCCAACAACGAGGTCGGCAGCATCCAGCCGCTCAACGAGCTGGTCGAGATCGCGCACAGCCACGGCGTGGCGTTCCACACCGACGCGGTGCAGGCCGTCGGCACCCTCAGCGTGTCGTTCGCGGCCTCGGGCGCCGACGCCATGACGGTCACCGCGCACAAGATCGGCGGGCCCTACGGCGCCGGGGCGCTGTTGCTGGGCCGCGGGGTGGACTGCGTTCCGGTGCTGCACGGCGGCGGTCAGGAACGCGACGTCCGCTCGGGCACCCTGGACACCCCCGGCGCGGTCGGGTTCGCGCTGGCGGCCGAGCTGGCGGTCAGCAGGCGCGCCGAGCTGGCCGCGCGGCTGACCAGCCTGCGCGAGCTGCTGATCGAGGGCGTGCTGCAGACGGTCCCGGACGCCGTGCTCAACGGCCATCCGACGCACCGGTTACCGGGCAACGCCCACCTGTCCTTTCCCGGCTGCGAGGGCGACGCGCTGCTGATGCTGCTGGACGCCCGGGGCATCGAGTGCTCGACCGGCTCGGCCTGCTCGGCCGGCGTCGCCCAGCCCTCGCACGTGCTGCTGGCGATGGGCGCCGACCAGCAGCGGGCCCGCGGCGCGCTGCGGCTGTCGCTGGGCCACACCTCCACCGAGTCCGACGTCCGGACCGTGGTCGAGGCGATCGGGCCGGTGGTCGAGCGAGCCCGCCGAGCGGGAGCGGCGGCCAACCTCGCCACCCTGGCCGGACGCGGCGCGTGA
- the mnmA gene encoding tRNA 2-thiouridine(34) synthase MnmA translates to MKVLAAMSGGVDSAVAAARAVAAGWDVTGVHLALSRQPATLRTGARGCCSLEDSHDARRTADILGIPFYVWDFAERFQADVIDNFVSEYEAGRTPNPCLRCNEQIKFSALLDRALALGFDAVVTGHHARLVDGRLYRSVDAAKDQSYVLAVLTPGQLAHAVFPLGDSTKDQVRAEAAELGLAVATKPDSHDICFIADGDTQGFLARRLGERPGDIVDTDGAVLGAHTGTFGFTVGQRKGLNLSTPSPTGEPRYVLSIQPKSNTVVVGSAADLEVAEVRCDRPVWIADPPAAAFDCEVQLRAHGMVSTARVHPGADGLRAELRQSQRGVAAGQALVMYDGDQVLGSATIMGAGPASAPSPDALSQASDQSSVAQPASDRSPARRPAVSAG, encoded by the coding sequence ATGAAAGTCCTGGCAGCGATGAGCGGCGGCGTCGACTCGGCGGTCGCCGCGGCCCGGGCGGTCGCGGCCGGCTGGGACGTGACCGGGGTCCACCTGGCGCTGTCACGCCAGCCCGCGACGCTGCGCACCGGAGCCCGGGGCTGCTGCTCGCTGGAGGACTCCCACGACGCCCGGCGCACCGCCGACATCCTCGGCATCCCGTTCTATGTGTGGGACTTCGCGGAGCGTTTCCAGGCCGACGTGATCGACAACTTCGTCTCCGAGTACGAGGCCGGCCGGACGCCCAACCCCTGCCTGCGGTGCAACGAGCAGATCAAGTTCTCGGCGCTGCTGGACCGGGCGCTGGCCCTCGGTTTCGACGCGGTGGTCACCGGCCACCACGCCCGGCTGGTGGACGGCCGGCTGTACCGGTCGGTGGACGCGGCCAAGGACCAGTCTTACGTGCTGGCGGTGCTGACGCCGGGGCAACTGGCGCACGCGGTCTTCCCGCTCGGGGACTCGACCAAGGACCAGGTCCGTGCCGAAGCGGCCGAGTTGGGGCTGGCGGTTGCCACCAAGCCCGACTCGCACGACATCTGCTTCATCGCCGACGGCGACACCCAGGGCTTTCTGGCCCGCCGGCTGGGGGAGCGGCCCGGCGACATCGTCGACACCGACGGCGCGGTGCTCGGCGCGCACACCGGAACCTTTGGCTTCACCGTCGGCCAGCGCAAGGGCCTGAACCTCAGCACTCCCAGCCCGACCGGCGAACCGCGCTACGTGCTCTCGATCCAGCCCAAGTCCAACACCGTGGTGGTGGGCAGCGCCGCGGACCTGGAGGTGGCCGAGGTCCGCTGCGACCGGCCGGTCTGGATCGCCGATCCGCCGGCGGCGGCCTTCGACTGCGAGGTCCAGTTGCGGGCGCACGGCATGGTGTCCACGGCGCGCGTCCATCCCGGCGCTGACGGGCTGCGCGCCGAGCTGCGGCAGTCCCAGCGCGGGGTCGCGGCCGGCCAGGCGCTGGTGATGTATGACGGCGACCAGGTGCTCGGCTCGGCCACCATCATGGGCGCCGGACCGGCCAGCGCCCCGTCACCGGATGCCCTGTCACAGGCCAGCGACCAGTCATCGGTTGCTCAGCCGGCCAGCGATCGGTCACCGGCCCGGCGTCCCGCTGTCAGCGCCGGATGA
- a CDS encoding methionine synthase: protein MSHPWPAGAVTGIGSLPGADPVEAVRLVLGEVGDLPYLPELPGRGFGADVIARTGALLIDFPVEWQPHGWTVTSSAGRDLARARDHLNRDLDALTEQAQGVALMKVSVCGPMTLGAALELPNLHKVLTDPGAFRDLAGSLAEGVRSLLSDLGSGLPGTAFVLQVDEPSLPQVLSGQVPTPSGYGTVRSLPRSVAGPALTNLLEVAAPGHRVVHCCAERVPYDLLASSGASAVSVDAGLIIDAHLDAIGELVEAGVSMWLGVFPGTDAPISAEAARSRIQGLWSKLGFDPNLLAAAVVPTPSCGLAGASLPYVRQVMTALTEVGKSLRDGLD, encoded by the coding sequence ATGAGCCATCCCTGGCCGGCCGGCGCGGTGACCGGCATCGGCTCGCTGCCCGGCGCCGATCCGGTCGAGGCCGTCCGGCTGGTGCTGGGCGAGGTCGGCGACCTGCCCTACCTGCCCGAGCTGCCCGGTCGCGGCTTCGGCGCCGACGTGATCGCCCGGACCGGCGCGCTGCTGATCGACTTTCCGGTGGAGTGGCAACCGCACGGCTGGACCGTCACCAGCTCCGCCGGACGCGACCTGGCGCGAGCCCGCGATCACCTCAACCGCGATCTGGACGCCCTCACCGAACAGGCGCAGGGCGTGGCGCTGATGAAGGTCTCGGTGTGCGGGCCGATGACGCTCGGCGCCGCCCTGGAACTGCCCAACCTGCACAAGGTGCTGACCGATCCGGGAGCGTTCCGCGACCTGGCCGGGTCGCTGGCCGAAGGCGTCCGGTCGCTGCTGTCGGACCTGGGCTCCGGGCTGCCCGGCACCGCCTTCGTGCTGCAGGTGGACGAGCCCAGCCTGCCCCAGGTGCTCAGCGGCCAGGTGCCCACCCCGTCCGGGTACGGCACCGTCCGGTCGCTGCCCCGGTCGGTGGCCGGCCCCGCCCTGACCAATCTGCTCGAGGTGGCCGCTCCCGGTCACCGGGTGGTGCACTGCTGCGCCGAGCGGGTGCCCTATGACCTGCTGGCCAGCTCCGGGGCCTCGGCGGTCTCGGTCGACGCCGGCCTGATCATCGATGCCCACCTCGACGCCATCGGCGAGCTGGTCGAGGCCGGCGTCTCGATGTGGCTGGGGGTGTTTCCGGGCACCGACGCCCCGATCTCGGCCGAAGCCGCCCGCAGCCGGATCCAGGGGCTGTGGAGCAAGCTGGGCTTCGACCCGAACCTGCTCGCCGCGGCGGTCGTCCCCACGCCGTCCTGCGGCCTGGCCGGGGCGTCGCTGCCCTACGTCCGTCAGGTGATGACGGCGCTGACCGAGGTCGGCAAGTCACTGCGGGACGGGTTGGACTAG
- a CDS encoding glycogen debranching N-terminal domain-containing protein has product MTEPAGMTGLPGQQPYLHELLACVAAPALALADPDGQLRDSGVRGIYLADRRILSRSVLTVAGAELAAISGEPAGSSGTRGVSVARGLGDPGADPTVWIERRRTVSPTGAGESVAITSAARLPVRTRLTLELACDLAGIAAVKAGLPGRALAAARLADGLSWTGREGVRVSATATPAPAEIGLAPATLSWDVELGHGDTALIEIRYAVTDPVPPVVTAPSGRSRLAEPSVVSGDSRLSSLIARSVADLAALELADPAGPQDHFLAAGAPWYLTLFGRDSLISARMSLPLGTGLAAGTLRALARRQGSRVDPDSAEEPGKILHEIRAAATDHGPGHQQDRRLRLPATYYGTVDATPLWILLLHDSWRWGLAEPEVERLLPHLERALAWMADFGLDANGFLSYVDRSGHGLANQGWKDSAEAIQFRDGRLAEAPVALSEVQAYGYAAAVAGATLLEAFGRPGAQCWRGWAAELAERFRQRFWLSDDQGGYPALALDGHGQPVDSVASNMGHLLGTGLLSRPESALVVRRLGSAELSSGFGLRTLASSSAGYNPLSYHAGSVWTHDTAIAITGLAAAAAEGTPGAGAAAAGLIRGLLAAAPAFDYRMPELHGGQRAEAGQRPVPYPASCRPQAWAAASSIAILTALLGPRPDAPAGSLGFQPLRSEPEVLPVGELPVGEPPVGEPPEGEPPEGELPAGELPLGELAVTGLRFAGRPLAVRLAADGPVTSSLG; this is encoded by the coding sequence ATGACCGAGCCAGCTGGAATGACCGGCCTGCCGGGCCAGCAGCCCTACCTGCACGAACTGCTTGCCTGCGTGGCGGCGCCGGCACTGGCACTGGCCGATCCGGACGGCCAACTCCGCGACAGCGGCGTGCGGGGCATCTACCTGGCCGATCGACGGATCCTGTCCCGGTCGGTGCTGACGGTGGCCGGCGCCGAGCTGGCGGCGATCTCGGGTGAGCCGGCCGGTTCCAGCGGCACCCGCGGCGTGTCGGTGGCGCGCGGGCTCGGCGACCCGGGCGCTGACCCGACCGTGTGGATCGAGCGCCGCCGGACCGTCTCACCGACGGGCGCCGGCGAGTCGGTGGCCATCACCTCGGCGGCCAGGCTGCCGGTGCGCACCCGGCTCACCCTCGAACTGGCCTGCGACCTGGCCGGCATCGCCGCGGTCAAGGCCGGCCTGCCCGGCAGGGCGCTGGCCGCCGCCCGGCTGGCCGACGGCCTCAGCTGGACCGGTCGGGAAGGCGTCCGGGTCAGCGCCACCGCGACGCCCGCGCCCGCCGAGATCGGCCTGGCGCCGGCCACCCTCAGCTGGGACGTGGAGCTGGGCCACGGCGACACCGCGCTGATCGAGATCCGGTACGCGGTCACCGACCCGGTCCCGCCGGTGGTGACCGCGCCCAGCGGCAGGTCCCGGCTGGCGGAGCCGAGCGTGGTGTCCGGCGACAGCCGGCTGAGCAGCCTGATCGCGCGGTCGGTGGCCGACCTGGCCGCGCTGGAGCTGGCCGACCCGGCCGGCCCGCAGGACCACTTTCTCGCCGCCGGGGCCCCGTGGTACCTGACCCTGTTCGGCCGGGACAGCCTGATCTCGGCAAGGATGTCGCTGCCGCTGGGCACCGGGCTGGCAGCCGGCACGTTGCGCGCCCTGGCCCGCCGGCAGGGCAGCCGGGTCGACCCGGACTCGGCCGAGGAGCCGGGCAAGATCCTGCACGAGATCCGGGCCGCCGCGACCGATCACGGCCCGGGACACCAGCAGGACCGGCGGTTGCGGTTGCCGGCCACCTACTACGGCACCGTCGATGCCACCCCGCTGTGGATCCTGCTGCTGCACGACAGCTGGCGGTGGGGCCTGGCCGAGCCGGAGGTCGAGCGGCTGCTCCCGCACCTGGAGCGGGCGCTGGCCTGGATGGCCGACTTCGGCCTGGACGCCAACGGCTTTCTCAGCTACGTCGACCGCTCGGGGCACGGCCTGGCCAACCAGGGCTGGAAGGACTCGGCCGAGGCGATCCAGTTCCGTGACGGCCGGCTGGCCGAGGCCCCGGTCGCGCTCAGCGAGGTGCAGGCCTACGGCTACGCGGCGGCGGTCGCGGGGGCGACGCTGCTGGAGGCGTTCGGCCGGCCCGGCGCGCAATGCTGGCGCGGCTGGGCCGCTGAGCTGGCCGAGCGCTTTCGGCAGCGGTTCTGGCTCAGCGACGACCAGGGCGGCTACCCGGCGCTGGCCCTGGACGGCCACGGCCAGCCGGTGGACTCGGTCGCCTCCAACATGGGGCACCTGCTGGGTACCGGGCTGCTGTCGCGGCCCGAGTCGGCGCTGGTCGTCCGGCGGCTCGGCTCGGCGGAGCTGTCCTCGGGCTTCGGCCTGCGCACGCTGGCCAGCTCGTCAGCCGGCTACAACCCGCTGAGTTACCACGCCGGCTCGGTGTGGACCCATGACACCGCGATCGCCATCACCGGCCTGGCAGCGGCAGCCGCCGAGGGGACGCCGGGCGCCGGCGCGGCGGCTGCCGGCCTGATCCGCGGGTTGCTGGCCGCCGCCCCCGCCTTCGACTACCGGATGCCGGAGCTGCACGGCGGCCAGCGCGCCGAAGCCGGTCAGCGCCCGGTTCCCTACCCGGCCTCCTGCCGGCCCCAGGCCTGGGCAGCCGCGTCCTCGATCGCGATCCTGACAGCGCTGCTGGGACCGAGACCGGACGCGCCCGCCGGCTCGCTGGGGTTCCAGCCGCTGCGATCGGAGCCCGAGGTGCTGCCGGTGGGCGAGCTGCCGGTGGGCGAGCCGCCGGTGGGCGAGCCGCCGGAGGGTGAGCCGCCGGAGGGTGAGCTGCCGGCGGGTGAGTTGCCGCTGGGCGAGCTGGCGGTGACCGGGCTGCGCTTCGCCGGTCGGCCGCTGGCGGTGCGGTTGGCGGCCGACGGCCCGGTCACCAGCTCACTCGGCTGA
- the ligA gene encoding NAD-dependent DNA ligase LigA, giving the protein MTTADDISPQAAEPAELTEARQRHAQLSEQLADAAYRYYIANAPTMSDADYDTRMRELQALEERFPELRTPDSPTQRVAGDYSSQFAAVEHLQRMLSLDNAFTADELAAWLVRVEREITTPEFLCELKVDGLAINLVYERGRLVRGATRGDGRTGEDVTGNVRTIASIPDRLTGDDVPDVIEVRGEVYFPLTEFASLNARLVAEGKAPYANPRNTASGSLRQKDPRITASRKLEMVVHGVGHVEGGPKVERQSQWYEYLRQWGLPTSGRAKVVAQLTEVTEYIEHYGEHRHDVEHEIDGVVVKVDSLSMQRQLGSTSRAPRWAIAFKYPPEEVNTKLLDILVNVGRTGRVTPFGKMEPVTVAGSVVEMATLHNASEVVRKGVLIGDTVVLRKAGDVIPEILGPVVALRDGSERPFVMPTHCPECGTELRPQKEGDADIRCPNQRSCPAQLRERLFHVAGRGAFDIEVLGYEAAVALLKAGLVTDEGDVFSLTADDLARADFFRRKDGELAANARKLLDNLEAAKSRPLWRVLVALSIRHVGPTAAQVLAREFGSIQAIASASPEELAAVEGVGMTIAESIREWFSVDWHQEIVKKWGEAGVQLEEERVIDTSPKPLAGLAVVVTGSLENYSRDEAATAITSRGGKAAAGVSKKTAFVVVGDTPGSKYAKAVELKVPILDEDGFTVLLEQGPEAATAVARIGD; this is encoded by the coding sequence GTGACGACAGCCGATGACATCTCACCGCAGGCCGCCGAGCCGGCCGAGCTGACCGAGGCCCGGCAGCGCCATGCCCAGCTGTCCGAGCAGCTGGCCGACGCCGCCTACCGGTACTACATCGCCAACGCCCCGACCATGTCCGACGCCGACTACGACACGCGGATGCGCGAGTTGCAGGCGCTCGAGGAGCGCTTTCCCGAGCTGCGCACGCCGGACTCGCCGACCCAGCGGGTCGCCGGTGACTACTCCTCGCAGTTCGCCGCGGTGGAGCACCTGCAACGGATGCTGTCGCTGGACAACGCCTTCACCGCCGATGAGTTGGCCGCCTGGCTGGTGCGGGTGGAGCGTGAGATCACCACACCCGAGTTCCTGTGCGAGCTCAAGGTCGACGGGCTGGCCATCAACCTGGTCTACGAGCGCGGCCGACTGGTGCGCGGCGCCACCCGGGGCGACGGCCGGACCGGCGAGGACGTGACCGGCAACGTCCGCACCATCGCCTCGATCCCGGACCGGCTGACCGGCGACGATGTTCCCGACGTCATCGAGGTCCGCGGCGAGGTCTACTTCCCGCTCACCGAGTTCGCGAGCCTGAACGCCCGGCTGGTGGCCGAGGGCAAGGCGCCTTACGCCAACCCGCGCAACACCGCCTCCGGCTCGCTGCGCCAGAAGGACCCGCGGATCACCGCCTCCCGCAAGCTTGAGATGGTGGTGCACGGGGTCGGCCACGTCGAGGGCGGCCCCAAGGTCGAACGCCAGTCCCAGTGGTATGAGTACTTGCGGCAGTGGGGCCTGCCCACCTCGGGGCGGGCCAAGGTGGTGGCGCAGCTGACCGAGGTGACCGAATACATCGAGCACTACGGCGAGCACCGCCACGACGTCGAGCACGAGATCGACGGCGTGGTGGTCAAGGTCGACTCGCTGTCGATGCAGCGCCAACTGGGCTCGACCAGCCGGGCGCCCCGCTGGGCGATCGCCTTCAAGTACCCGCCCGAAGAGGTCAACACCAAGCTGCTCGACATCCTGGTCAACGTTGGTCGCACCGGCCGGGTGACCCCGTTCGGAAAGATGGAGCCGGTGACCGTGGCTGGCTCCGTCGTCGAGATGGCCACGCTGCACAACGCCAGCGAGGTGGTGCGCAAGGGCGTGTTGATCGGCGACACAGTGGTGCTGCGCAAGGCCGGTGACGTCATTCCCGAGATCCTGGGCCCGGTGGTGGCACTGCGCGACGGCTCCGAGCGACCGTTCGTGATGCCCACCCACTGCCCCGAATGCGGCACCGAGCTGCGACCGCAGAAAGAGGGCGACGCCGACATCCGCTGCCCCAACCAGCGGTCCTGCCCGGCCCAGTTGCGTGAGCGGCTGTTCCATGTCGCGGGCCGCGGCGCCTTCGACATCGAGGTGCTCGGCTACGAGGCGGCGGTGGCCCTGCTCAAGGCCGGCCTGGTCACCGATGAGGGTGACGTGTTCTCACTCACGGCGGACGACCTGGCCCGCGCCGACTTCTTTCGCCGCAAGGACGGCGAGCTCGCCGCCAACGCCCGAAAGCTGCTCGACAATCTCGAGGCGGCCAAGAGCCGGCCACTGTGGCGGGTGCTGGTGGCGCTGTCGATCCGGCACGTCGGCCCGACCGCGGCGCAGGTGCTGGCCAGGGAGTTCGGCTCCATCCAGGCGATCGCGTCGGCCAGTCCCGAAGAGCTCGCCGCTGTCGAGGGCGTCGGCATGACCATCGCCGAGTCGATCCGCGAGTGGTTCTCGGTCGACTGGCACCAGGAGATCGTCAAGAAGTGGGGCGAGGCCGGCGTCCAGCTCGAAGAGGAGCGGGTGATCGACACCAGCCCGAAGCCGCTGGCCGGCCTGGCCGTGGTGGTGACCGGCTCGCTGGAGAACTACAGCCGCGACGAGGCCGCCACCGCCATCACCAGCCGTGGCGGCAAGGCGGCCGCCGGGGTGTCGAAGAAGACCGCGTTCGTGGTGGTGGGTGACACCCCGGGCAGCAAGTACGCCAAGGCAGTCGAGCTGAAGGTGCCGATCCTGGACGAGGACGGCTTCACGGTGCTGCTCGAGCAGGGGCCCGAGGCGGCCACCGCGGTCGCCCGGATCGGCGACTGA
- a CDS encoding ACT domain-containing protein — MSFLIRVVLPDRPGALGAVASALGHAGGDILSVDIVERSNGQATDDLVVELPSDKLADSLVSAAASVPGVRVESIRPYAGVIDPFRELELLEKLAISIDDASSVLADGVCRLFRSGWALVLQAPDVQGAASVVLARSSAAPEIDTLPTPWWPPSPSRALDAEEDWAPSGWANMGTELAVVPLGRDAILVGRPALRWLASEIIRLSHLASIAATVLVDPNQPEPRI, encoded by the coding sequence GTGTCATTCCTGATTCGGGTGGTTCTGCCCGACCGCCCGGGCGCGCTCGGCGCGGTCGCTTCCGCGCTGGGCCACGCCGGGGGCGACATTCTCAGCGTTGACATCGTCGAGCGATCGAACGGCCAGGCCACCGATGACCTGGTGGTCGAGCTGCCCTCGGACAAGCTCGCCGATTCGCTGGTGAGCGCCGCGGCCAGCGTGCCGGGGGTCCGGGTCGAGTCGATCCGGCCGTACGCCGGGGTGATCGACCCGTTCCGCGAGCTGGAGCTGCTGGAGAAGCTGGCCATCAGCATCGACGACGCGTCCAGCGTGCTGGCCGACGGGGTCTGCCGGCTGTTCCGCTCGGGCTGGGCGCTGGTGCTGCAGGCTCCGGACGTCCAGGGCGCCGCCTCGGTGGTGCTCGCCCGCAGCTCGGCCGCGCCCGAGATCGACACGCTGCCGACGCCCTGGTGGCCGCCCAGCCCGTCGCGTGCCCTGGACGCCGAGGAGGACTGGGCGCCGTCGGGATGGGCGAACATGGGCACCGAGCTGGCGGTGGTGCCGCTCGGCCGGGACGCGATCCTGGTCGGCCGGCCGGCGTTGCGCTGGCTGGCGAGTGAGATCATCCGGCTGTCGCACCTGGCCTCGATCGCCGCGACCGTGCTCGTGGACCCGAATCAGCCCGAGCCCCGGATCTAG